One window from the genome of Anopheles merus strain MAF chromosome 3R, AmerM5.1, whole genome shotgun sequence encodes:
- the LOC121597746 gene encoding uncharacterized protein LOC121597746 — protein sequence MKHKKSFPYVYLNIGGLSSNYSMLKTMVDEIHPLLIFLSETHIVDPEAFEQYSLKDYNTVSCLSHSRHTGGVSMYIHSSVQFKVLLNQAKEGNWFLAISVLKNTTKARYGLIYHSPSSSPSRFLAILEEWLEQFLEYDKINIVMGDFNMNWMNASESRHLKRITEGLGIRQIVNLPTRITRSSRTLIDHMYTNNYSVSTCIKNNLKISDHETIQWSIDEKYTRTNLLRVKCWKKYSPEILNTMVSEGIQENVANINDKCIRLTAVLENSMSQLVQEKTINTNCSAKWYTIQLAQQKHKRDKYYNKFLQTNQNSDWTIYKTARNLYSRALTTTRRSYLEHKINQNRKNSKELWKILKSLLNPRGTINSPCIIFNGSMVYDSEKIAETFNKFFVQIVLDIHRSIGQTNEAYASLRETDYIFKFRSISYGQLKNVVKNLNNSSGINNVNSKILLDCFHTVGHELLNIIIYLFIYLFIYYDTNICLRGLNIGKLTD from the exons atgaaacataaaaagaGTTTTCCTTATGTATACTTAAATATTGGAGGTCTGTCTTCTAATTACAGTATGCTTAAAACTATGGTTGACGAAATACATCCCTTACTAATATTTCTATCTGAGACTCACATAGTTGATCCGGAAGCCTTCGAACAATATTCGCTAAAAGACTATAATACAGTTTCATGTTTATCACATTCTAGACACACTGGTGGTGTATCAATGTATATACATAGCTCAGTACAATTTAAGGTGCTCCTAAATCAAGCGAAAGAAGGTAACTGGTTCTTAGCAATttcagttttgaaaaatactacAAAAGCAAGGTACGGCCTAATCTATCACTCACCCAGTTCGAGTCCTTCTAGGTTCCTAGCTATTCTTGAAGAGTGGTTAGAACAATTTTTAGAAtacgataaaataaatatagtgATGGGAGATTTTAATATGAACTGGATGAATGCATCTGAGTCTAGACATCTAAAAAGGATTACAG AAGGATTGGGCATACGACAAATAGTGAATCTGCCCACACGAATAACACGCAGTAGTAGAACATTGATTGACCACATGTATACAAATAACTATTCAGTTTCAACTTGCattaaaaacaacttaaaaattTCAGATCATGAAACAATTCAATGGTCAATCGATGAAAAATATACCCGTACTAATCTATTACGAGTTAAGTGCTGGAAAAAGTACTCTCCAGAAATTTTGAATACGATGGTGTCTGAAGGAATTCAGGAAAATGTTGCTAATATCAACGATAAATGTATTAGGTTAACAGCTGTCTTAGAGAATAGTATGTCACAGCTTGTGCaagagaaaacaataaacacaaattgttcAGCTAAATGGTACACTATTCAATTGGCCCAGCAGAAACATAAACGAGACAAATACTATAACAAATTTCTCCAAACAAACCAGAATTCTGATTGGACAATTTATAAAACAGCTAGAAATTTGTATAGTAGAGCTTTAACTACAACCCGAAGATCATACCttgaacataaaattaatcagAATAGAAAGAATAGTAAGGAACTTTGGAAAATCCTAAAATCTTTACTGAATCCAAGAGGAACTATTAATAGTCCTTGTATAATATTCAATGGATCAATGGTGTATGACTCAGAGAAAATTGCTGAAACTTTCAATAAATTCTTTGTCCAGATCGTATTGGACATTCATCGTAGTATTGGTCAAACTAATGAAGCTTACGCAAGTCTTCGAGAAACGGActatatatttaaatttagaTCTATCTCCTACGGACAATTGAAAAACGTGGTCAAAAATCTAAATAATTCATCAGGAATCAATAATGTCAATTCAAAAATCCTACTAGATTGTTTTCACACTGTAGGACATGAACTACtaaacattattatttatttatttatttatttatttatttattacgatACAAATATCTGCCTCAGAGGGCTAAATATAGGGAAACTTACTGactaa